The genomic window TCGAGTTTGGCGCGGACGGGGTCGAAATCCACGAACCAGCTCTGGAACAGCGCCCGCGCCATCGCCTCCAGCGTCGCGTTCATCCGCCGGTTCAATTCGATTTTGTCGTCCAGGGTACCGAGGATGTGAGCGATGGCTTTTTGCTCAGCGAGGGGTGGGATATCTATTTCGAGCTCTCCAAGTCGCGTTCGCGAAAGTTCGGTCTGACCAGTTGACCCCTCGGCCATCTTCTCAATTTCAGGCTGGAGTTTGCGAACGAGGCATCCGAGGAAAGGGGGATCTACTAGCTTCGGATTTGGTCGCAAAATAGCCACATGAGAATCGACCGTGGTTGGCTCAGAAACAGTTTTGATCTGGGCAACTCGTCCAAGCGTCCCTTCGCCAGTTGAGTTGACTAATATATCGTTTGGCTGAAGCAACTTCTCTTTGGGAACGATTTTTTTCTCTGTATCCGTCCTTCTCGCTGGAGCGAAAACGACAGTTTGGTCGCGGACACACTTTTGATTTAGGACACGAATTCCTCCGTCTTCAGTGTAGAAAGGCGTCACCCCACGACTGAATAAAACGCAAACTTCGGCAAGTGTCATTGTTTTCCATTCACCCACCATGCCCCAGCCCTCCTTCCATAGTCTCGATGGGGCATGATTCACCATGCCAAGGGGATGCGGACACAAACAGCGCCAACGGTGACAGAATGCG from Verrucomicrobiota bacterium includes these protein-coding regions:
- a CDS encoding restriction endonuclease subunit S, with amino-acid sequence MTLAEVCVLFSRGVTPFYTEDGGIRVLNQKCVRDQTVVFAPARRTDTEKKIVPKEKLLQPNDILVNSTGEGTLGRVAQIKTVSEPTTVDSHVAILRPNPKLVDPPFLGCLVRKLQPEIEKMAEGSTGQTELSRTRLGELEIDIPPLAEQKAIAHILGTLDDKIELNRRMNATLEAMARALFQSWFVDFDPVRAKL